The Deltaproteobacteria bacterium region CTTCGCTCTGCAGCTTGGCCTGAAGAATCTCGGATTCTCGGTTTACACTCTGACGCGCGGGGAAGGCTTTGACTTTTTCCACAGCCACCGCGAGCAAGAAGAAGTTTATTACTGCATTGACGGTGTTGCCGACCTAATCATTCTAAAGGACGACAAATCTGAAGAACGCATCATCCTAAAAAAGGGTGATATCGTTCGGGTTGATCCTTCCACCCTACGAGCCATCGGTAATAAAAGCAGTGACCGAGCTGTCCTCGTTATTTCAGGCGCCTGTGCCCACTCATATCCAGCTGGCTTTGGCCATCACGATGTCATTGCCGATGTCTTGTCGATTACTGGAGAAGGGTCTACAGGATTTAAGATGCCACAAAGCGCAACAAAACCATCTTCAGATGAGGATGGCGAAAACCTCTAAGCTTCCAACACGCAAATCTGCACCTATCTAAAAAGAGCTGCATGATGTGTGGAGTACACAGTTATGTTTGATCAGTACAAATCCCAACTCCCCGATATCGATCCTGGCGAAACCGACGAATGGCTTGAATCACTAGAGAGCCTCATCAACGTAGATGGCCCTGAACGTGCAGCCTATATTCTGCGAGCCGTCTTGTCCCGAGCCAAAGAGCTCAATGTTGGTGTGCCTCCCCTTATCCAAACGCCTTACATCAACACCATCCCTGTTGAACAAGAGCCCGATTTTCCCGGTGATGAAATGATGGAAAAGCGGGTACGGCGTATGATTCGCTGGAATGCTATGGCCATGGTTCAACGTGCCAACAAACGCTTCCCAGGTATCGGCGGACACATCTCAACCTACGCTTCAAGTGCAAGTCTTTACGAAGTAGGCTTCAACCACTTCTTCCGCGGACCGGACTCAACCACCGGCGGAGATCAACTCTTCATCCAAGGGCACGCTGCACCCGGGATTTATGCCCGAGCCTTTCTTGAAGGGCGCTTAAGCCGTGAAAAGCTCGATTATTTTCGAAGAGAGACCGGCGGCGTTGGGCTTTCAAGTTATCCCCACCCTTGGTTGATGCCAGACTTTTGGCAATTCCCAACCGTATCCATGGGCCTTGGTGCCATGGCCGCAATTTATCAGGCGCGTTACAACCGCTATCTGCATAACCGCGGCCTCAAAGACACCACCGATTGCCGTGTTTGGGCATTCCTTGGCGATGGCGAGTGTGATGAGCCTGAAACACTGGGCGCTCTTAGTGTGGCCACGCGAGAAGGCCTCAACAACCTGAAGTTTGTCGTCAACTGCAACCTACAAAGACTCGATGGTCCGGTTCGTGGCAATGGCAAAATCATTCAAGAGTTGGAAGCTGTTTTCCGCGGTGCTGGCTGGCATGTCATCAAAGTCATCTGGGGCCCTGAGTGGGATCCAATCTTCGCAAACGATGTTGACGGTGCATTGGTAAAACGCTGCAACGAAGTCGTTGATGGACAATTTCAGAAGTATTCGGTTTCCGATGGTGCCTACATTCGTAAGGATTTCTGTAACGGTGACCCTGCCATGGAATTACTTCTCAAAACCATCCCCGATGAAGCTCTTCCTAAATTGAGACGAGGTGGCCACTCCTATCGAAAACTCTATGCAGCTTACAAACGCGCTGTAGAATATACAGATGGTCCGGTTGCCATCCTATGTAAGACCGTAAAAGGCTGGACACTTGGAGAAGGCTTTGAAGCCAGTAACGTAACCCACCAGATGAAGAAGCTGGACTTGGACCACTTGAGAATGTTCCGAGATACCCTTGAGCTTCCTATCCCTGATGACCGGCTCGAAGAAGCGCCGTATTTTCACCCGGGAGAGCAAAGCCCAGAGGTTAAGTATCTTAAAGAGCGACGCTTTGCGCTCGGCGGTTCGCTGCCTGTACGACGCGCTCCAAAGCCGGCCCTGAGTTGCCCAGAAGATAAAATCTTTGAAGAGGCATTTAAAGGCGCGGCAAAAGCAGAAGTCTCTACTACCATGGCTTTTGTGAGACTCTTGCGAGGACTTTTACGTGACAAGAAAATAGGCAAGCATGTCGTCCCGATTATTCCGGATGAAGGTCGAACCTTTGGTATGGATGCTCTCTTTAGAGAAGTAGGTATTTACGCTTCCATGGGGCAAAAATACGAACCCGTCGATGCCAACCACTTCTTGTACTACCGAGAGAGCCAAAATGGCCAAATCTTAGAAGAGGGTATTACTGAAGCAGGCTCGATGGCCTCCTTCCAGGCTGCCGGAACGAGCTACGCCACCCATGGAACTGTAACCATTCCATTCTACCTATTTTATTCGATGTTTGGTTTTCAACGCACCAGTGACCAAATTTGGCAATGCGGCGATGCCCGGGCGAGGGGATTTCTACTGGGTTGCACAGCTGGCCGAACCACACTCAACGGTGAAGGACTCCAGCACCAAGATGGGCACAGCCTACTTTACGCCAATGCAGTACCAAGCTGCCGAGCGTATGACCCAGCCTATGCCTACGAAACATCTGTGATTGTGCGCGACGGCCTGACGCGTATGCTCGACAAGGACGAAGACTGCCTCTACTACATCACTCTCTACAACGAGAACTACACCATGCCGGCGATGCCCGAGGGTGCAGAAGAAGGAATTCTTCGCGGTATCTATCAGCTGCCGCCCGTTACGCCGATGCCAGATAAGCCCGAGGCAAAACTCCAGCTTTTCGGAAGCGGAACGATTTTGAATTCCGTTCGTACGGCTCAGCAAATTCTAGCGGAGCAATACAATATTGCAGCGGACGTTTGGAGCGTTACAAGCTATCAACAGCTCTACCGAGATGCTCGCCGTACCGCTCGTCACAATCGCTTCAACCCTCGAGGTAAGAAGCAAGTGCCGTTTATTACGCAGGTACTCGACGGCGCCGAAGGTCCGGTTATTGCTGCTTCGGATTGGGTGAGTGAGTTGCCGCAAATCATCAGCGACTTTGTTCCCAACCGCTACGTTGTTCTCGGTACCGATGGCTACGGCCGCTCCGATACACGCGAAGCACTGCGGCGACACTTTGAGGTAGACACTGCCTCAATCGTTATTACAGCTCTATCCACGCTTTACCGCGAAGGTAAAATCAAAGCGAAGGTGGTAAACGAAGCAATGCGTTCCTTTGAGTGGTCCAAAGACAAACCCGACCCTGTTACTCTTTAAGAATTCAGGTATCAACCGACCGGCAGTGTGCTGCAAACGTTGACAAACGCTGTATCACACTGCCATAGCCGCTCCACCACCCATGATAAAGGACGCGTCATGATCACTGCGGAAGAAATCGAAACCCGAATCAAAAAAGAAATTGAAGGCGCGCAAGTTGTCATCAAGGATATGACCGGTGGTCAAGACCATTGGGATGTTGAAGTTGTTTCCGAGACCTTTGCCGGCGTATCACCCGTCAATCAGCACCGCATGGTCTACGCAGCATTTACCGATGTCATGGGCGGCGCGCTGCACGCTCTCAAGCTAAAAACGCGCACCCCTTAATCACTTAAGACCTGCGTCACGCTCGCATTTGCCACCGACCAAGCTGGCCAAGAGGCCCCCAAAACGGCGGCCAAAATCGACGACAACCACACGAAAATAAAGATAGTCGGTGGAAACAAAAACAATGTATCTGGCTTGAATGCAAAGTCGGGCAGCGTCCCAAGAATCCAAGCATCCAGCGTACCCGCAAGGCCAAGGCCGAGTACGCAGCCCACCAGGCCGCCCACCATCCCGATAACCGCCGCTTGCGAGAGAACCAAAATCATCACATCCCGGCGACGCGCTCCCAGAGCTCGTAAAATTCCGAGTTCAGCACGGCGTTCAGTGACTTGAGCGAAAAAGCTATGGCCGATATTCAATGCAGCCATCATGAGCATGCTGCCGCCAAGGAGTGCAAAAAAGACCAAGATCATATTCATGATGTCGGCAACTTGCCGGGCCCCTTTATCCAAACTCAAACCAAGCTCTTCCACTGCATCGGCAATCGCCGGGATATCCTCTGGGCTTTTGGCCCGGATAAGAACAGATGAATAACTCTCCGCCCCATTACTCTCCCCGTAACGGCTCATCAAGCCGCGCGCGACCTCCAGTGGAACCGTCACCCCGAGGCGTAATGCGTATTGAGAGGCACCAACAATGCGCGCCCGCTCAACGCCCTTGTCCTTGGCACCTCGGCTGCCCAGCATCAGTGATTTACCAATCACCATATCAAATTCAAATCCGGTAATGAGCTGAGCTGTGATCTGAGGCATACCAAGCGCTGATGCCACAGACTGATTGTAAATCTCCAAGAGCTGATCTGAAATAACCACCGGTATTGTGGAAGAGTCTTCGTTTAAAGTCTCACCGACCTCAGGCAGGAGAAGTTCTTTGGGTAAACCCACCATAAACAAATCCGTGTAGAGCGAACGTCCGAAAATTTCGCGGCCGCCTCGAGCACCCAGTGGAAGCTTCACTTCCAATTTAGGATAAACTGCATCCACACCTGGAATCTTGGTGAGCACTTGGAGTTTACCCTCGTTGATTTGGGAGCCGCCAAAAAGCTTGTGGGCATCGAGTTTAAACATTCCAAGATCGAGGGTTCTCGGAGCGACTTCGAGCATATTGATGGGAAGATCACGCACCACTTTTTCCGTGACCAAAGCGCGAATGGCAAAACCATGACCTACCACCATAAACAAAACACAGCTGGCTATCATCACCCCCATAGCAGACACCGCTGCGCGGCGAGGCGTAGACCGTAGGTTATTCACCGCCAAGTTCACGAGGCGTTCTCTTAACATAGTCGCCCCCCAACCAGCTTCCACACATGGTCAGCCTGCTGCGCCAAGCGCTCATCGTGAGTTACAACGACGATGCAAGTTTTTTCCAAACGCATACTGCTGAGTAAACGCAGGACCTCGGAGGCATTGTCTTGGTCGAGATTTCCAGTGGGCTCGTCACACAAAATAATAGGCGGATTGTGATAGAGTGCTCGAGCCAAAGCCACACGCTGCTTTTCACCCCCTGAGAGATGGCGTGCTTCTCGGTCTTTTTGCTTAGTAAGCCCAACCTGATTCAGAAGCTGTTCCGCCCATTTTCGGTCAGGTGCTTTCGACGAGAACATCGCCGCCAACAGGACATTTTCAAGAGCCGTCAGTTCACCGTGTAAATGGTAGGCTTGGAAGACAAAGCCTATTTTCTCACTGCGTAAACCCGCCCGCTCCCGGTCTTTGAGAGCTTTGAGTTCTTTTCCTAAAACATGAACGGTGCCTTGGTACTCAACATCAAGTGCACCCATAAGATGTAACAACGTGCTTTTTCCAGAACCAGAGGATCCTAAGAGAACAACCAACTCACCCGGCATCACAGCCAAGTCGACACCGTCTAATATTGTTGTTTCGCCTGCTCCATCTTTGAAGCGTTTAACAACATTTCTTAAACTTACGAGAGGTTCGGCAGTCATCAAAGACTCTGTCTCAATTTGACAACAACATGACCCGGCTCAACATTAATGCCCAAAGCAATATCGTCAAGACCTCCAAGCAATGCCAAAATCATATCGGCCTGCTGAGTGAGGCCCAGCTTCGCCACCGCTGGGATATTGGTTTGCTTTAGCAAGAGACCAAGTGATTCAGCCACAACTTGGGTTCTCAAGACCGCCACTTGGGTGCCTGGCTCCTGAGCCAAGGAAGCGGCAACCGAGCTTTGGAGAGCTGGGAACGCACTCTTTGAATTCTCGCTTAGTAAATGCTTTGCGATTTTTTCTGCTCGCCCTGTACCCGCAGCGTAATAATAATAATTCCCCGCGGTTCCCCAACCAATGCGCGGCGAAGGCTTATCTGGCTCAAACTGCGTCGCAACTTTTGTGCCTACCTTAATTTCACGTTGCCTCAGGTCCATACCTCGCTCCGTAAGTATTTTCACCGACTGCCCCACCAATGCGCTCATGGCTTTTGGATCTACAATCTGTGCCACCACTGCCACCTGAAGACTGTCCAGTAGTACAGGTAATCGCCGCTCACCTCGCGTGATTCGAGAATAAAGAGTTTTGATGTCTTGCAGGTGAAGAGCCACCGCGACCGGACCGCTCAAATGCTTGAGCGCTTCATTTTCTAAATCTAAGCCGGTTTCGGAAGTGGACCGAGACTGAACCGAGGACAAGAGCTTTTGAAACATGGGCTGGTTTCTTAGAATTTGAAACAATTCAGGACGGGCGGCATCCGTTAGCAGAACCAACGCGCCGTCTTCCTCCACCAATTTTGCCTGCTCAAGAACAGTCACCGGCTTTAAAAGCTTCTCCAAGCCCTTGAGCTTGAAATCCACATAACCATCCACTTTCAGTCCGGTTGGTCCTAGGTCAATGCCAATCGCAGCACCATCACTGAGCGCCTTAGCTTGCTCACCCAAGAGCTTGGCCGCCAGATCCGAACGCCCAACCCACCGTATCGCACTCTTTTGAACCTTCGCCGAGAGTTGACTCATTTTCGTATCATCCAACCAACGGGCCTTGTCGGCCTTACGCTTCTCTCGTTGATTGATAATCTGTCCCAAAGCTTCAGGCTTTGTACCTAAACTCAAAAGGTAGTCATTCCCGGTTCGAGCATAGTGCAACACTGGTACCACTTCGGTACCAAAGATACGTCCCAATGTGATCACCGTAACACCATGATGGGTGGACTCTTGTTTTGCAGTGGCACCATCGATTCGTTTTAAAAGTTTCTGGAGACCCAGCTCCACGATTTGGGGCTTGGTTGCACGCATCCAAAGCAGCTTTTGCTCTTCTCGAATAAAGAACACGAGCCCAGCTTTTACGTCGACGCCTGCTTCGGTCCAGGTTTTTGGCTTAAAGAACTGCACACCCGCCTGCGTCTCAAGTGCTGAGCGCAACCGCTTGACCAACGGCCGGGCGTCACCCCGGCTTACCTGCTCCACATAAAGACCAAAGGCACGGATTAACGCGTCGACATCGTTCATTTCCACAACAAGACTGGCGTCAGCGGGTACATTTTCTAAAAGTGGTACGACCACCTTCTCAGAGCAACCTCCGCAACCTGATAGGCTTAAGAGGAATAACAAAAGCGGTAGGACCTGTTTCTTAGAATCGAACATGACTAGGTCGTACCAAATAAAAGATTCAAAATCACGTCTTTGGGGCTTGCGCATTGAAAAACTGATCCTCTAGTCTTACGCCCATCGCACCCAACCGGTGCGTTCCGGGGGAAAATAAATGTATCGTAAGCCTATTATTCTCATGATGGCCTTCTGGCTCCTCATTAGCTTGTGTAATTGTCAATGCAGCGACAGCCTTAGCGCCGCGCGAGGTTCTATGAGCCTTGCCCTCTGTGACCAAGGTGAAGCATGTGGGTGTCAGGACCTTGCACCAGACAGTTCATCCATTGATTTTGGCACTCCAGCCGAAGGCTCCACTACAAGACGCACGCTGCGCCTGGAAAATTCCGGGATGCCGATGCCTTTATTGGTTGAATCCATTCAACTCGATGACCCAGACAACGTTTTTAGTCTGGTTTTGTTACAACGCTTTGAGTCCAGCGCTGAAGATGCCACCAGTGAATCCGTGACCATGCAGGACGGTGGCTTTATGCTCGAAGGCGCGCAGTATGCAGAGCTTGCCATCGAGTATGCCCCCAACGCAGGCAGCGTTCATACAGCATCCCTCACGATTGAATCCAATTCTGATATCCGCGGCAATTGGACGATTGATTTATCTGGGGGCGCGGGCACCTGCGATGTGTGCATTGAAAGTGGTGAATGCGGCGAAGGTGTCTTAGTAGACTTCGGAACATTTAACGATACTGAAGTCGGTCCAGATTTTGAAGATGTCCTCGGGCGACCCATCGCTTTGGGAACTCAAGGCATAAGCGTTACCAATACTGGAAGCGCGGAAGTCCTTGTCACGATTCAACTCACCAATGACGGCATCCCAGAAACTTCAAGTACGGAGATTCCTGGCGAAAATGGCGTATTCTTTCTGGGTGAGCTTGGCTGTGCTCAAGTGGCACCGGGTGAAACCTTAACTGTACCCGTTGAATACAGACCCTCAACGGCTGGACAGCATTTCGGCGAAGTTGTCGTTGCCGGACTCGGCTCACCCATTTATGTGAATCTCATGGGCCGCGTGGTGGGGCCTCATATTTGTTTTGAAACAGAGGACGATGTCCCTGGCGATGCGACTTTGCAGTTTGGTACTGCGCCCTCTTATACGACCGCCCAGAACGTGAGCGAGACGCGTTCTATTACCATCACCAATTGCGGCTACGATGCAGACCTCACCCTAGACAGCATCAGCTTTGCCAACTCGTCCAGTTCTGAGTTTGACAGCATCGAAATTCCATGGACCGGCGCCTCAAGCCTGGCAGTTGGCGAAAGCACGGCTTTACCCGTCAGCTACCTGCCGGAGGTTCAGAATGCGATTGGCTCAAACTCTCTGGGCCGTATTATTTTTGAAACCAATGACACCCTTCGACCCACCTCAGCGGTCGATCTCAACGCTCGGATCGGGCAGCCTGAACAGTGTATCCTGGTCCCAAGCCCAAGTCCTGTCGACTTTGGGTGGGTGGCAAGTGATGAAGTCGGGGTTGGCGAAGACTGCGACGCACTGCCTATTCCAATACCGGGCTGCGAAGAACTTGTTTCACGGCTTGCTCTGGTAACCTTCTCAAACGTTGGGCAACGTCCTTGTACTGAGGTCGACCTTGGCGCTTTGATTCTTGATCCCAACAGCGCTGAAATGTTTGAGTACTACCCCACAAACACCGCTCCAAGTACCTTTGACCTTGCACCCGGTGAATCATTTGGTCCCATTGAACTCATCTTCAAGCGCCCGGCTGTTGATTTAGCCATGAACCACTTTGGTAAACTTCCCTACACATCGGCCGAAGGGGCCAGTGAAGAGCTTCTGCTTGAAGCACGTGGCGGTGGTTCACCCAACTGCTCTATCAGCTTCTCTCCTGTGTCCCCGGCAACTTTCTTCTGCCCGCAGGAATCTCTGGCCTTCGGAAACGTAAATATCGGCCAAGATAAAACCATGGAGCTTAAAATAATCAACACGGGATCAGAAGATTGCAGTGTTGCTCAGATTGCTCTGGGTTCAGGAACTTCCGCCGCGTTTTCTTGGACCAGCGATAGCCTACCGGGCATCATTCCAGTGAATGATTACCGCACCGTAGATGTTCGATTCGAACCGGTTCCCCCATCAGGCAACAATCCGTTTGAAGAAATTCCTTTTCTCTGCGGCCAAAATAATATCCTTTTCACAACCAACAGCGGCGCGGGTGGCACACTCGCCACCGAAGAATTGGCGCTCGCAGGAAATGGCACCCGACCAGACATCGATGTGATCCCAGGACAAATTGATTTTGGACTCGTAACCGTAGGTTGCTGCTCAGAATGGGTTCGCGTAGCTGTCTACAACTCGGGCGATGGCACCCTTGATATCAATAGCCTTGGTATTCTCGGTACTTCAGACCCTGGGTTTGAAACAACGCAGCCAACCTCCATGACACTGCCTCCTGGCAGCGATACTGAATTTGAAGTTCGCTTCTGTGCTACCGCAGTGGGAGATTCCAGCGGCGTTGTGGAAATTCAATCCACAGATGACAACGAAGAATACTTCACCGTTCCAATGACGGCAGAAGGCACACTCGACAGCACAGGCATTGATGTATTCCAACAGCCGGAGAGGCCTCTGGTTGATGTTCTATTGGCAGTGGATGATTCTGGTTCCATGAGTGAAGAGCAGCAAAATCTTGCGAACAACTTCAGCTCGTTTATCGACGCAGCAAGCTCGTTGGACACCGATTATCATATTGGCGTGGTCAACACGGATTCTGAAAGTGATTGGCGAGGTAAGCTCTATTCCTGTGATGGCAACCCACTCTGGGTAAGCGATGATCAACCCGTAGCTACCCAGTCCAGCCAGTTTAACTGCAACGTGCGGGTCACAAACTCGGGAAGGCCAAGCTCTGATAGTAAAGAGTCACCGCTTCAAGCAGCGCGGCTCGCGCTTGATTATCCGAACATTGATGATTTCAACGCCGGTTTTTACCGAGAAGACGCCAAGCTCTACGTGATCTTGGTAACCGATGAAGAAGACCAAAGTGATGGTACTGCTCAGCTCTACGTGGATTTCTTTAGAAACCTTAAAGGCGTGGGCAACCCCGACCTCTTGAACATTTCCGCTATTGCCGGGCCACCACCCAATGGTTGTGACACCGCTGAAGGAAACCAAGTTGATTATGATGCAGTGAATGCTGTGGGAGGACAATTCAGATCTATTTGCAGCGCAGACTGGTCGAACATGGTTGGAAGCCTGGGGCTTGATGTATTCAACGCCAGACGCCAGTTCCCCCTTTCACGGCCAGCTACTGCCGGAACGATTACGGTGGAAGTCTGTGATGACGACGGAAACGGCAACCCAATCAATTGCCAGAACGTGCCACTTAGTTCCGCCAACGGTTGGAGCTTTGATGCGGATACCAACTCCATCATCTTCAACGGCAGCGAAGTTCCCGGGGCCAGTCAGCATATCACGGTGACCTACGACACCATTTGCTTTGAGTAAGAGCTCAAAAAAAAAGCCCCCTCTGCCAAAAGCAGAGGGGACTTTTTGCCCAGGCGACGCCAGCAATATGCTGGTCACCGCACCTTAAAAATTAATCTGCCAGTTCACAGTCCCAGCAATCCCAGTGGTCATACGTTGTAGAGCCTGCAAGCTGATAGGAAGCGCTTAGGTTTAAGCCTTCCACCGTATGGGCTGTGATTCCCCGGTCACTGATTGCGTAGATGTAGTCACCCATGAAAATGCTGCGGCGAACATCTCGGTAATTCCAGTACCAGTTACTTTGGTCATTAAAGAAGTCACTGTGGTCGATGCTTCCGTAATTGGAGAGTCCGTTTTCAACATCAACCTGAATCAGCTCAAGACGGCTGGAATACTCATAATAATAATCGCCGCCATTTTGAACCCAGCGATAAGTTGAAAGTGGAATGGCCAAAAGACCTTTCGGCGCCCAATACTGAAATGCCTTGTGCTCATAGTTGGCCTCGCTCCAGCCATAGTACCATCCGTCACCTTCTTGCATCGCCATTGGCATCGCTGAGGCAAGCTGCGGGTTTGAAAAGTTGGTCACATCAAACAAAGAGATCTGAGTATTCCAATCAAGACCATCGCCGTCACCGCCATACCCAATCGTTAACAAGAAGCCTTCTTGCTCATCCTTGAGAGGGTGAATGTAAGTGGACACACCCGGTACTTCGAGCTCACCTTTGATTTGTGGATTGGTTGGGTCGCTCAAATCGATTGTCCACAGAGGATCGATGTTTCTGAAAGTTACAAGGTAACCTTCATCTCCCACAAAACGGCTGGACCACAAACGCTCGGTAGGAGCAATATCACCCACATGACCAACCACATCGAGTGTGACTGCATTGTCTTCAGTAAGCGCCTCACCCAACACGTAAACATGGCTCACACTTGGCTCGGGCTCTTCTTCCCACCAGC contains the following coding sequences:
- a CDS encoding cupin domain-containing protein, giving the protein MAYSKGHYNFDKKNDGPSDFALQLGLKNLGFSVYTLTRGEGFDFFHSHREQEEVYYCIDGVADLIILKDDKSEERIILKKGDIVRVDPSTLRAIGNKSSDRAVLVISGACAHSYPAGFGHHDVIADVLSITGEGSTGFKMPQSATKPSSDEDGENL
- the aceE gene encoding pyruvate dehydrogenase (acetyl-transferring), homodimeric type is translated as MFDQYKSQLPDIDPGETDEWLESLESLINVDGPERAAYILRAVLSRAKELNVGVPPLIQTPYINTIPVEQEPDFPGDEMMEKRVRRMIRWNAMAMVQRANKRFPGIGGHISTYASSASLYEVGFNHFFRGPDSTTGGDQLFIQGHAAPGIYARAFLEGRLSREKLDYFRRETGGVGLSSYPHPWLMPDFWQFPTVSMGLGAMAAIYQARYNRYLHNRGLKDTTDCRVWAFLGDGECDEPETLGALSVATREGLNNLKFVVNCNLQRLDGPVRGNGKIIQELEAVFRGAGWHVIKVIWGPEWDPIFANDVDGALVKRCNEVVDGQFQKYSVSDGAYIRKDFCNGDPAMELLLKTIPDEALPKLRRGGHSYRKLYAAYKRAVEYTDGPVAILCKTVKGWTLGEGFEASNVTHQMKKLDLDHLRMFRDTLELPIPDDRLEEAPYFHPGEQSPEVKYLKERRFALGGSLPVRRAPKPALSCPEDKIFEEAFKGAAKAEVSTTMAFVRLLRGLLRDKKIGKHVVPIIPDEGRTFGMDALFREVGIYASMGQKYEPVDANHFLYYRESQNGQILEEGITEAGSMASFQAAGTSYATHGTVTIPFYLFYSMFGFQRTSDQIWQCGDARARGFLLGCTAGRTTLNGEGLQHQDGHSLLYANAVPSCRAYDPAYAYETSVIVRDGLTRMLDKDEDCLYYITLYNENYTMPAMPEGAEEGILRGIYQLPPVTPMPDKPEAKLQLFGSGTILNSVRTAQQILAEQYNIAADVWSVTSYQQLYRDARRTARHNRFNPRGKKQVPFITQVLDGAEGPVIAASDWVSELPQIISDFVPNRYVVLGTDGYGRSDTREALRRHFEVDTASIVITALSTLYREGKIKAKVVNEAMRSFEWSKDKPDPVTL
- a CDS encoding BolA family transcriptional regulator; protein product: MITAEEIETRIKKEIEGAQVVIKDMTGGQDHWDVEVVSETFAGVSPVNQHRMVYAAFTDVMGGALHALKLKTRTP
- a CDS encoding ABC transporter permease, with amino-acid sequence MLRERLVNLAVNNLRSTPRRAAVSAMGVMIASCVLFMVVGHGFAIRALVTEKVVRDLPINMLEVAPRTLDLGMFKLDAHKLFGGSQINEGKLQVLTKIPGVDAVYPKLEVKLPLGARGGREIFGRSLYTDLFMVGLPKELLLPEVGETLNEDSSTIPVVISDQLLEIYNQSVASALGMPQITAQLITGFEFDMVIGKSLMLGSRGAKDKGVERARIVGASQYALRLGVTVPLEVARGLMSRYGESNGAESYSSVLIRAKSPEDIPAIADAVEELGLSLDKGARQVADIMNMILVFFALLGGSMLMMAALNIGHSFFAQVTERRAELGILRALGARRRDVMILVLSQAAVIGMVGGLVGCVLGLGLAGTLDAWILGTLPDFAFKPDTLFLFPPTIFIFVWLSSILAAVLGASWPAWSVANASVTQVLSD
- a CDS encoding ABC transporter ATP-binding protein encodes the protein MTAEPLVSLRNVVKRFKDGAGETTILDGVDLAVMPGELVVLLGSSGSGKSTLLHLMGALDVEYQGTVHVLGKELKALKDRERAGLRSEKIGFVFQAYHLHGELTALENVLLAAMFSSKAPDRKWAEQLLNQVGLTKQKDREARHLSGGEKQRVALARALYHNPPIILCDEPTGNLDQDNASEVLRLLSSMRLEKTCIVVVTHDERLAQQADHVWKLVGGRLC
- a CDS encoding choice-of-anchor D domain-containing protein → MYRKPIILMMAFWLLISLCNCQCSDSLSAARGSMSLALCDQGEACGCQDLAPDSSSIDFGTPAEGSTTRRTLRLENSGMPMPLLVESIQLDDPDNVFSLVLLQRFESSAEDATSESVTMQDGGFMLEGAQYAELAIEYAPNAGSVHTASLTIESNSDIRGNWTIDLSGGAGTCDVCIESGECGEGVLVDFGTFNDTEVGPDFEDVLGRPIALGTQGISVTNTGSAEVLVTIQLTNDGIPETSSTEIPGENGVFFLGELGCAQVAPGETLTVPVEYRPSTAGQHFGEVVVAGLGSPIYVNLMGRVVGPHICFETEDDVPGDATLQFGTAPSYTTAQNVSETRSITITNCGYDADLTLDSISFANSSSSEFDSIEIPWTGASSLAVGESTALPVSYLPEVQNAIGSNSLGRIIFETNDTLRPTSAVDLNARIGQPEQCILVPSPSPVDFGWVASDEVGVGEDCDALPIPIPGCEELVSRLALVTFSNVGQRPCTEVDLGALILDPNSAEMFEYYPTNTAPSTFDLAPGESFGPIELIFKRPAVDLAMNHFGKLPYTSAEGASEELLLEARGGGSPNCSISFSPVSPATFFCPQESLAFGNVNIGQDKTMELKIINTGSEDCSVAQIALGSGTSAAFSWTSDSLPGIIPVNDYRTVDVRFEPVPPSGNNPFEEIPFLCGQNNILFTTNSGAGGTLATEELALAGNGTRPDIDVIPGQIDFGLVTVGCCSEWVRVAVYNSGDGTLDINSLGILGTSDPGFETTQPTSMTLPPGSDTEFEVRFCATAVGDSSGVVEIQSTDDNEEYFTVPMTAEGTLDSTGIDVFQQPERPLVDVLLAVDDSGSMSEEQQNLANNFSSFIDAASSLDTDYHIGVVNTDSESDWRGKLYSCDGNPLWVSDDQPVATQSSQFNCNVRVTNSGRPSSDSKESPLQAARLALDYPNIDDFNAGFYREDAKLYVILVTDEEDQSDGTAQLYVDFFRNLKGVGNPDLLNISAIAGPPPNGCDTAEGNQVDYDAVNAVGGQFRSICSADWSNMVGSLGLDVFNARRQFPLSRPATAGTITVEVCDDDGNGNPINCQNVPLSSANGWSFDADTNSIIFNGSEVPGASQHITVTYDTICFE